The Pan troglodytes isolate AG18354 chromosome 6, NHGRI_mPanTro3-v2.0_pri, whole genome shotgun sequence genomic sequence AAACCCGGGAGAGTTAAAATGCCATTCTTGCTGCTCTCTTTTAATTAATAAACTCTAAAAAGGCTAATCCACTTGGGCACTACTTAATTAACAATCAATTAGTAAGGAAAAGATATCGAAGCAGTAAACTTAAGTGACAGCGAAAAGTTCTGTTGACCAAACATGGATTCTCTCCTCCTCAGAACCAAGTTACAGTTGGAGTTACAGTAAATACTTCGAACAGGTCCTTCAGTATCCTGTAGGAAATACAGACAAAAACGCAGGtcagttactttttttgtttttctttttttgacacagggtctcactctgtcgcctaggctggagtgaagtggggcgatcatggctcactgcagcctagacctcctggattcaagcgatcctgccgcctcagccacgcaagtagcggggactacaagcacgcgccaccacgcccagcttattttttgtatttttgtagcgacgtggtttcaccacgttgaccaggctagtctggaactcctgagctaaagtgatacgtctgcctgggcctcccaaagtgctggaattacaggtctgagccaccgggcccagcccaATTACTTTCTTCAGTCTGAGTATGAGCGCCGGAAGAAAAGCTCTTACCTGcatctattttttttagagacagggtctccctctgtcacccaggctggagagcagtggcgcaatctcggctcggctcactgtaacctcaacctcccgggctcgagcgcatatatatatatatatatatatatttatttatttatttttgtgtgtgtgtgtgacggagtctcgctctgtcgccaggctggagtgcagtggcacgatctcggctaactgcaacctccacctcccgggttcaagccattcccctgcttcagcctcccaagtagctgggactacaggcgcgcaccacagtgcctggctaattttttaaaatatatatatatattttagtagagacggggtttcaccatgttggccaggatggtttcgatctcctgaccttgtgatccgcccgcctcggcctcccaaagtgccgggattacaggcgtgagccactgcacccaggcatcaatcgcttatatttttaaaaagatgttttcttCGTTTCCTAGCCCCTTCTACCCACCTATGAAGTTCCACAGGCTTTAATGCTATTGCTATGGCCGTAAGAGGCCAAGCTGGCGGGTGCGGTTCCCTAATACGGTTCCCTCAGAGGCAGCCGACTCTGCCCAGGGCGAGCAGCGCCGCGCGGTGGGGGGACGCTCCTAGGGTCCCCGGGGCACTGGTTGGGGGAGGTGTTGGGCGCACgtacccaggctcaggtgaggCGAGTGCGCAGCCTGGGTTGCAGCTGGCGCTGGCGGCGCTTGCGCTGGCCATTGAGGAGCTTCTGCGCGACCTTGCGCTCGTGCCCGCCAGGTGCAGGCCAGTTGGTGCGCAGCGCCTGCTCGCGCCGAGTCCGGCCCTTGCTGCGCCCGGCCCCGCAGGCCGGGAAGTCGCGCAGGTAGTAGTAGTCCAGGCAGTCGTAAAGCTCCTCCTCGTAGCTTATGGGTGGCGGCGGCCGGGCCAGACCCTGCAGACGTGGAAGCGCCCGCTCTGCGGCCGCTTCCATCCTGCCCAGGCCTGTGGCCACCGGCGGCCACCTGCCCGCGTCTGGGCGCTCCTGGAAGACCCAGCAGCCCCGCCTCGAGTTCCGATGGGCTCCGCGTGAAGGTGGGGGTGCCTTCGGCGACGCCACAGAGGCGGACCTTCGACGACGTCACAGTGGCGGTACAGTGCCTGGAGCAGGGCTGTCTTCTCCTTGGAGTGCAGCCTGGTAACCGGGACCTCCCCGCCAGGTCCTGTTGTTGCTGGAGAAGGGTAGCTGACAAACTCCAACTCAGCACAGTGTTTATGTTGGTCAAAAATAGGAAACTATGTTCAGGCgcggcggaggtgggaggatcccttcaggCCAGGCagtcaagagcagcctgggcaacatggcgcgACCCCATCTCTGAagtcccacctcagcttcccagctaCTTGAACTCCAAGGTTCATGGCTCCAATGAGCTATGTTCCCACTACATCACCCCAGCCTGCGAGACTGAGgtaaactctgtctaaaaaaataaaaaagaaaactatccaAGTGTGCAATAGGGAGGGACTGCTTAAAGAAAACATGAGGCTGACtgggccctgtaatcccagcattttgggaggccgaggcgggaggatggatggcttgggcaacatgacgaaaccccgtccctacaaaagatacaaaaattagccaggcgcggtgcacccctggcctaatttttgtattttttgtagagatgggggtctcgctatgttgcccaggccggtttcgtcctgggttcaagtgatcttctcaccttggccttttagagttgttgggattacagctgtaagccaccacacccttcCTGGGTTAGGCTATTTAATAACATAAGAAAGTGTGGTGACTCCGCctcaccttgggaggccaaggcgggtggatcatctgaggtcaggagtttgagaccatcctggcccatgtggtgaaacctggtctctacaaaaaacgcaaaaattagctgtgtgtggtggcacatgcctgtaatcccagctactcagaaagctgagacgggagaattgcttgaacctgggaggtggaggttgcagtgagccgaggtcgcaccactgcatcccagcctgggcgacagattgagactccagagtttgagaccagcctgggcaatgtagtgaaaccttgtttctacaaaacagacaaaaaaagccaggtgtaCCTGTGTCCACCTGTGGCcccggctacttaggaggctgaggcagggggatcacttggggccagcaactcaaggctgcagtgagctatgatcatcccactgctctccatcctgagcaatagaatgagaccatgtctctagaTAGCTAGCTAGATAATTGATACATAGTTTTCTGTCGGAAATTTTTTTCCTAGATTTGAATCTGTTTTTCTAAAGTAGCATTCAACACATCAGCATTTTACAGTGTTATTAGTTGTTAATATGATTGTTTTTCTGAAATACTGTATCCTTTACAAAAGCAGTTTTGTCTTTCAAAGCACATAGATAGGTCCTTAAGTGAATTTGTCTGATGTTGGTGACCTTGGTACCATTTTCTCCAGTTGATTGGAAAAGTCAGTCAATAATTTCAGGTCACTGTTGGCCTTAAAGAAGAGCCCAAAGGTAGTAAGCAAGGGTGCTGGTGTCCAGTCGCCTTCTAGAAGCATTTTCACCTTCCCTTAATGTTTCTCTTTATGAATATAGAAGTACTGTATGTAGAATTGACCCAGTGCTGCCCTGGCAACTTTGTAGATTAGGCCAGATTTACATTTTTTACCTTTATGAGAGGCACCCTGGTAGGCTAGTGGAGTTACACATGAAGTCTGATCTCAGCTGCACTGTCCAGAGATGCAACACAGTCCAATCAAATAAcattctctgagcctgtttctttagctgttaaataagaataataattatacCCATCTAAAAAGACAGCTTATTGTATTTGAGtggtcttttattttctatgaaacTGTCTTTAACACAGCAATTATTTTCATTGCCATACCACatttgtgttgtgttttgtttttgtttgagatggagtctgttttttttttttttttttttttttttgagatggagtcttgctgttgttgcccaggctggagtgcagtggcatgatctcggcttactgcaacctccacctcttaggttcaagtgattctcctgcctcagcctcctgagaagctgggattataggtgcccaccaccacacctggatacttatttttattttttagtagagatggggtttcatcatgttgcccatgccggtctcaaacttctgacctcaagtgatccacctgccctgacctcccaaagtgctaggattgagGCACTGAGCCCAGCCTCTTTTTACATAAGAATTTcttggttgggcgtggtggctcacacctgtaatcccagcactttgggaggccgaggtgggaggatcacctgaggtcaggaagcatttattatgtatttatatgccCGATATTATGTGAAGCACTTTACTATCTTATCAAATCTTCAGGATAGATCTTCAGTTCTCATGACTACAAGAGGATACTAAGGCTCAGACAGGAGAAGAAACGTGGCCAGCCTGTGTCCCCAGAGTCTATGATCTTACCACTAGGTTACAGTGCTTCTGGGGAGCACATGTTGTGaggtttttgctttaaaatgaaccaataaaaaacaaaggcaaaaaaggCATAAGCTATTAAAAAGTGGGAGAAACACTAAGAGAACCTTAAGCACATAACTAAAAATATTATGGAAAAGTTATTGAATTCATTAGCAAATTTACTCTAATTCTAGATTTTCATTGAGGGATATATTACtcatgatgaagaaaaaaatgttcatttcaaGTATATTAACATAAATACCATCAATATGGTTTATCATGTTTAAATGTTCACTCAAAGCAATTCAGTTAAAATTCTGCATATCATACAATATTATAGCTTGCTAGTAGATTGCAAAGTAAATAGTCATCCAAATAAAAACACCAAAGCACATGATGTTTTTCACTGGTTGTTGCTATTTTTAGGTGAGAATTTGATATATACCAACAGATAGATAATAACATATTGCTAATTTCTTTCATCATCATATAAAGGTGGGTTCAGGATAGAATGGCATAAGGGCAAAGAAGAATTTGAAATCTAACATCAACTCAGTGATGCATCAAGATAAAAGTagaggttgggcgcggtggctcacacctgtaatcccagcactttgggaggccaagtcaggtgtatcatgaggtcaggagttcgagaccagcctggccaacatagtgaaactccgtctctactaaaaactacaaaaaaaattagcgggggcgttgtggtgggcacctgtaatcccagttactcaggaggctgaggcaggagagtgggttgaacccgggaggcagaagttgcagtgagccaagatcgcaccattgcactgcagcctgggcaacagtgcgagactgtccccccccccaaaaaaaagataaaagtagagACAATAGGGGCATCTTGGTGAATACCAAATTTAACAAAGCAGATTAAgagaaacaatattaaaaaattcagttaaaTCTCTAAGATCCAGGGCTTTGcaataaatatgtaagtaaatCTCCAATATCCATGctgaaagtttaaaagaaatgataatgataattaaaGAAGTACAACTTTTCCTTAGCTTTGCAGTAATCTAGAAACAAAGAATGTTTCTAATATTTAGACACAACAAAGAACCTTACAAGGAGAAACCTGTAAGTATGGCAGGATTCACCAGCAGCCCTGGGCTTGTCCACAGTACCCCATGATGAACAGTAACTCCATTGTGTAAATGCTCATGAACAAAGGATTACAGGACTTTTCCAGGTTagacataccatattttctttcagaCAATTCTTCAACTTGTTTACATAGATCAGCGATACGATTATTCCATTTCTCTGAAAATTGAGCAAAAGTTGATTCTCAATAATATGTCCCTATGTCAGAGCAGCACTAACATATAATaacttattttcaacattttacatCCTCACAGTCCATATCATTTCactgcttttgaaattttttttccccttttttggtGGTTCTTAGAATTAGTTTAATGGGAGACTATAAGAGAAGTTTTAAAGTTTAGTACCTCTTTTTAgccttttaatttctgaaaagcaGGAGGGCAGAAAAGATGAATCAAAAACAACAGGGAGGCCACAATGAGGAGGTCTCCAGGGGTCTGTTAGCAAACTTCCTAAAACATGTCTCAGCTGTGTGGAAATAAGACTTTACAGCAGCTGGGTGTGacggttcaggcctgtaatcctagcactttgggagcagaggtgggcggatcgctttgagctcagggcaacatagcagaaacccccctccccacctccacccctgcccccatctctaccaaaaatatgaaactaagccaggtgttgtggcaggtgcctgtagtcccagctactcaggaggctgaggcaggagaatcgcttgagcccagaaggtgaacattgcagtgagccgagaccacgccccactgccggcctgggtgacagagtaagactccatctcaaaaaagaaagaaggaaaaaaaaaggttaagaggGACCCCAGACcttaaaaatacaagtttaagAGGGAccctggctgagcatggtggctcatgcctgggatatgggaggctgaggtgggtggatcatgaggtcaaaagatctagaccatcctggtcaacatggtgaaaccctgtctctactaaaaatgtatacaaaaaattagccaggtgtggtggcacacacctgtagtcctagctattcaggaggctgaggcaggagaatggcgtgaccccgggaggcggaggtgacagtgagccaagatcgcgccaccacactccagcctggtgacagagcaagactccctctcaaaaaaaaaaaaaaaaaaaagagagaccccAAAGCaaaaaatcccaacactttgtctCCCAATCCCAATCACTGAAACACCAGGAAAGTATAATAGTTTTGCAGCCTAGCTGTAGTAGACTGATAGTGACCCCCCCAAAATGCTCATATCCCAATCCCAGGGATCGGTGAACATGACCGTATATGGCAAAAGGAGCTTTGCAGATATAATGAAGTTAAGGATTTTTGGCCAGGAGGATTATCCCAGCTTGTCCCTGCGGGGTTGATGTACTCACCAGGATCCTTAGAAGAGCAGGTGatggagagggtgggaggtgTAGTGATGGAAGCAGGAAACATGAGTCTTTGAAAAAGGGCAGGAAAAGCTGATGAGTGAAGGCCGCCCCCAGGAccaggaaatggattctcctgGAGAGCCTTGCAAGGCATCAAACCTGCTCCCACCTTCACTCAGTGGGACTGACTAGaattctggccttcagaactCTAAGGGAATACATCTGTGtaattttaagccactaagtgtgtggtaatttgttgcagcagcaacTAGAAGCTAGTATTGTAGTAAAGCCTCAAAACCCACCTGAAGGGGCCGGCaggtggcggctcatgcctgtaatcccagcactttctgaggccaaggtgggcagatcacttgaggtcaggagtttcagaccagcctggccaacatggtgaaatcccgtctctacaaagagtacaaaaattagccaggcatggtggcacatgcctgtaatctcagctgctcaggaggctgagacatggtaattgcttgaacccaggggggtgaaggttgcagtgagccaagattgcaccactgcactccagcctgggcaacagagcgagactctgtctcaaaaacaaaaaaacaaaacaaaacaaaacaaaaaaacaacccaccTGAAGAAGATTTCCAGTTCTGTCAGCCGTCTCCCACCCAACCCCCAGAAGCAGACATTCCTTTGCTGTGGGCCATGGACAGGCAGAAGGAAGCACCTCCTCATGGCAGAGGCCTACCCAGGAGAAACCCAAGGGAAGGTACTGCTGGGCCATCCCCTCTGACAAGGCCATTTTCTttacacagtttcactctgtctcccaggctggagggcagtggcaagatctcagctcacttcaacctctgcctccccagttcaagcgattctcctgcctcagcctcccgagtagctgggattacaggagcatagcatgcctagctaattcttgtatttttaggagagacgaattttcaccatgttgctcaggctggactcgaacacctggcctcaagtgatccatgtgtctcagcctcccaaagtgctgggattacaggagtgagccactacacccagcactTGCCAAGACCTTTGATGGCAGGCCTTTTCCAGGTGATCAGTCCTTGTCTGGTCTGGTTCTGCCCCACTTTCCCTCTCACCAAGTTGGAATCCCTAGCTACTTTTCAGTAGAAGAGAGTGTGTACTCCAATCCCAGCTTGGTATGGGTCAGACCTGCATTTAACTCATGGAACCTGGCTGCTCCCCAGGCCCTGAAGAAAAAAAGGGTCTCTCTGTGGGTATGATACAGGATGGGCCTGTCCCAAGGACTCTGTGAGAGGGAAGCCCAATGTCCCACCGGgttggcagggctggggaagggaaagtGTTATGATAGCCCTAAGACTAGAAAGAGGCAGCAGAGGGAGCAGGACAGCACTCACATGGAACTCATGCCACTGCctgagtgaggggagggaggagtgcaCGCCAGTGACGTTGGGGCAGAGAGGCGCGGTTCCAGGGCGGCTTTCCCCCTCACTTCCTGCCATGTTACTCTGATCCCCTCCAGGTGAGCCTGGCCACTTTGGGCCCAGGGTTGCCACTGGGGCCTATATCAAAATGCAGACCCCCATGGCCATGGCCCCAGGAGTAGGGCAGAATAGGGAGGAGTTCTGGACAgaggagaggcaggggcaggagggagtggGCCTCAAACTCCAGGAGGGGGCCCTTCCCATGGGTTCTGCTTTCTGGCCTCTCTTCCCTTACTCCTGGGGTGATCAACTGGGGAAGAACTGAGGTAAGGTTTCTCACCCTCAGGTCCAGGGGTACGATTACTGGGCCTTTAGGAAGGTGTGAGCCCCCTGAAACAATGTAAGGTTTTGTGTGGAGAGCATGCACATGCATTTCTTGGAAAACGGTCCACAGCTCTTACTCTCAGCAGTCTCCACACTCAAAAAAGTTTAGAACTCTTGCTACAGAGCTGTGGGAGAAGCTAGATGAGGGGCCTGCCAAGGGCATTCTGGGGACTACCTGGCCACTCCTGAGCCCACTGTCCCGTAGGCAGGCAGCACTGCTTGGTATTTGCAGAGCTGAGGAGATGGGGCATGCAGGGACAGTGAAATTGCCCTGAGATGACCCACACTCCTCAGCTGGGAAGTGAGGGGTGTGTCTCCTGCAGCATCCTCCATCCCTAGAGCCATGGGGCCAGGAGAACTGGCCCTTGCAGCAAGTGAAAAGCCTATTATTCACTCCCTCCCTGGCCATGTAGACAGTGAACCAAGGGCACTCATATCAAGTAAATTCCTTGGTCTCTGTGACCAAGGTGACCGACCAGTAGGCATTCCCAGGTGCAGTGAAGGTCCTTACATCAAAATATGCACCTGGTCACCTGAGGAAAGAGACAGGACTATCTGAGGGGATGGGGCTGAGCTGGGTGTGGAGTGGTCCTTGTGGGTCTTGGTGAGTGGGAGGGGGAGCAGCATGAGCCCAGGCTGAACAACCAGGAGAACAACTAGGAGATAGCCTGGAAAAAGTGCTGGACCCACAAGCATTCAAAGCTGGCCAGAGAGGGAGGTGGAataggctgagaagtcccaagttCTGAAGATTGGCCCCGGAGGGCAGAAACCAGGTAAGGTGGGAAGTTACCTGCACCCTGGGGGCCAGGAGCATCCTTAGCCCAGAGCAGGTGCCAAGATTTCTGGCTCTGGGTGTGACCTCAGTCTGGAGAAAAGCCCCAACCTCCACCGAGACCACCTGCCCCCCAGACTACTTCAGATGCTGAGCCCAAGCTAGGGGCAGGAAGCTAGACTGATGCCTAAGGTAATCCCAACAAAGTCTCTGGTTCCCCCCAGTTATAGGGCCAAAGGGGAATTATAGACCAATTATAGACCCCCCAGGTGCTGGCTCTCAAACTAACACTGAGCCCTCAGTGCCCACAGGAAGATACAATCAGCGCactttccagatggggaaacAAGCTCAAAGAAGTGCAAGAGCCTTGTCCAATGCCCCAGACCAGGACTCCAGGCccagagtgtttttgttttttgtttttttgagacagagtctcactctgtcacccaggctggagtgcagtgacgtcatctcggctcactgcaaactttacctctcggattcaagcgattctcctgcctcagcctcctgaatagctgggactacaggcgcctgccaccacactcagctaatttttgtatttttactggagatagggtttccctgtgttggccaggctggtctcgaactcctgacctcaggtgatctgcccgcctcggcctcccaaagtgctgggattacaggcatgagccatcgtgcccggcagGCCAAGAGTGTTTTTTGTCACTGTGTCCAGAGTGCAGCAGCTGCTCTGATGTACCCACCTGAGCCTGGCAACATTCTCCAACTTTGGAAGCCCAGGAGCACGGCCCATGTCCACAGATGCACCTGGCATGAGGTGTGCCCAGAGGGACAGAAGCAGATGAGTTTTGCCTCCTTCACTGGATTGTGAGAGCCTTGAAGGAGACAAGGATCTGCTTGGGAAAGCCCTTGAGACATCACACAAGGCTGGCAGTGAACAGTGAGCAACCTGGGGCAGTTTCCCTCTGGATGGATCCGTAGAGCCTGAATGGGACCTGGCTCAGACAGAGCTCAGTTCTCCAGGtcactgaggcatggagaggtcACAGCTACCAAGTGTAGGAGTCTGGATTCAAAGCCAACAGCGTGACTCCAAAGTTCCTGCCCTAGCTCCTGGACCACCCACCTCTCGGGAGTCATCCTTGCAGGCTCATCAGATGCCCAGGCCAGCAGCACAGCCGGCCAGGGCCAGGGAAACTTGGGGAGCCTCAGAATACCCCCAGGTATTGACTATgacagtaaaatattaaaatactattttcaaaatgtatacaagcttaatatatttattcaaaatatgaaTCATCAACATAATTTGCCACTAATATCTCATTCAGTCCCTTCACAGGACACATAATCCACTGGGAGATAAGAGTTTAGCAGCTGGCAGGCAGTGAtgcacagcaaaaacaaaaaccaagaggTGAAATAGTTCTGAAATAAACAAGGTTTTAAAGCTAAGAGAAATTATTGAATTACTAAGTCATTACCACTAATTTTGAGCCAACTAACTAATTAATATGAGATGATACAACATCCTATGCTTTGGTAAATAGAAACCATGTTTAAACAATGTATGTAATGTGACTTTCAAAATGCTCCTGGCTTTACAAACATGTGATTAAAATGTAGTAATACATGCTAAAGCGTTTCCCCCTGCAGAGCATGTTGTAAGTTTAATCAGTCACATTGAGAGTCCGGAAGATGAAGGAAAAGTTCGTGGATTTCGCTGAGAACTTACCAGAGTTGAACTCCCTCACTTTCAGTTCCCCAGCATTGGCGGGTTCCGGGACTGGTGGCTGTGGTGGCTCGTTGGTCTTTGTCTCTTAGAAGGTGGAGAATAATCatcatcttgaaaaagaaaaaatggtcatTACTAAAGGAACCATCTTAGGTTACAGCCACCTCCGGGTGAATTCCCAACATTCAAAAGCTGAGCAGGGCTTTAAAGCTATTTTGAGTATTAATAATTCTTTCTGTATTGTGAACTT encodes the following:
- the NUPR2 gene encoding nuclear protein 2, translated to MEAAAERALPRLQGLARPPPPISYEEELYDCLDYYYLRDFPACGAGRSKGRTRREQALRTNWPAPGGHERKVAQKLLNGQRKRRQRQLQPRLRTRLT